In Leptospira wolffii serovar Khorat str. Khorat-H2, a genomic segment contains:
- a CDS encoding DsbA family protein — translation MYRNFRIFIVFSLLLVVGFANSFAQAPVKKNDSKSDSPYVQIDGKKFTLSDVEKEMSREYKQLVQETQERLFRLLLDLGVQKLMRMEAKERNVSLQEYYGQIDKSVSPPTTEELQSLYAGLKQGGQLSESFEDVRTQLGDYILSEKKEEAKQKEIERLKKKFRFVSSREDRSVSEVNIQGEPFRGKADAQITIVEFSDFECPFCRRSQATARQLRAKYGDRIKWVFKDFPLSFHQRAMDAHISANCVHKQSKEKYWAYFDILFTENRTSDILTPDWLDARVKELDLDLSKYKACVADDAIRKEIEEDMAEGVRLGIEGTPTFYINGRKLVGSMPIESFEELLESIR, via the coding sequence ATGTACCGAAATTTTAGAATTTTTATCGTATTCTCCTTACTCTTGGTCGTCGGCTTTGCGAATTCTTTCGCGCAAGCTCCGGTAAAAAAGAACGATTCGAAGTCCGACTCTCCTTACGTCCAAATCGATGGAAAGAAATTCACCCTTTCCGATGTGGAAAAAGAAATGAGTAGGGAATACAAGCAGTTAGTCCAAGAGACACAAGAGCGTTTATTTCGCTTACTCCTCGATTTAGGCGTGCAAAAATTAATGCGTATGGAAGCTAAAGAAAGAAACGTTTCCCTCCAGGAGTATTACGGTCAGATCGACAAGAGCGTGTCTCCACCTACGACCGAAGAATTGCAATCCCTGTATGCTGGGCTAAAGCAAGGCGGACAATTGAGCGAAAGCTTCGAAGATGTTCGGACGCAACTCGGCGATTACATTCTTTCCGAAAAAAAGGAAGAAGCCAAACAAAAGGAAATCGAAAGACTAAAGAAGAAGTTTCGATTCGTTTCTAGTAGGGAGGATCGATCCGTTTCGGAAGTGAATATCCAGGGAGAACCTTTCAGAGGAAAGGCCGATGCGCAGATTACGATAGTCGAATTCTCCGACTTCGAATGTCCTTTTTGTAGAAGATCCCAGGCAACCGCACGACAGTTAAGGGCCAAATACGGAGATCGTATCAAATGGGTTTTTAAGGACTTTCCGTTGAGCTTTCACCAAAGAGCGATGGATGCACACATTTCCGCAAACTGTGTACATAAACAGAGTAAGGAAAAATACTGGGCCTATTTCGATATTCTATTCACCGAGAATCGGACCTCGGATATTCTCACTCCCGATTGGCTGGATGCAAGGGTGAAAGAATTGGATTTGGATCTATCGAAATACAAGGCCTGCGTTGCGGACGATGCGATTCGAAAGGAAATCGAAGAAGACATGGCCGAAGGAGTTCGCTTGGGAATCGAAGGAACTCCTACGTTTTATATCAACGGTCGCAAATTGGTCGGATCCATGCCGATCGAATCTTTCGAAGAACTCTTGGAATCGATCCGATAA
- a CDS encoding flavin-containing monooxygenase, with the protein MKKSELSVAIIGTGFGGLCAAIQLKKNGFENFTIFEKSNSVGGTWRENSYPGSACDVPSHLYSFSFEPYSDWPRKYSPQPEILAYLERCAVKYDLVPKIKFGKEIKSAEWDSDKGVWKIHISQGETAEYNILISAVGQLNRPAFPKLKGLDRFSGKLFHSAAWDSSYDFSGKKVAVIGTGASAIQFIPQIANTGAKVTVFQRTAPWVVSKPDRKYLGLEKVLFKYLPGYRLLHRFQIYIWNEIRLMAFQKNNPANWIVKWMATSHMRKFIKDPKVRTILTPDYPVGCKRILLSNDYYEALAKPNVTVISDSIEEVVPEGIKTKDGVLHSFDAMVFGTGFKATEFLSPMEIKGQDDRNLNEVWKNGAEAYLGLSVAGFPNFFMLYGPNTNLGHNSIVYMIESQVRYILSALNTMAEKGFRALSPKPQAMKKYNEKLNVRFGKFVWDTGCTNWYTNEAGKNTNNWPGHTYEYSRRTKEIDLSEFDLA; encoded by the coding sequence ATGAAGAAATCGGAATTATCTGTAGCAATCATCGGAACCGGATTCGGAGGGTTGTGTGCGGCCATCCAATTGAAAAAGAACGGTTTCGAAAACTTTACGATTTTCGAAAAATCGAATTCCGTAGGAGGAACCTGGAGAGAAAACTCATATCCCGGATCGGCATGCGACGTTCCGTCCCACTTATACTCTTTTTCCTTCGAACCTTACTCCGACTGGCCTAGAAAATATTCCCCTCAGCCCGAGATTCTCGCTTATCTGGAAAGATGCGCCGTTAAATACGATCTGGTCCCCAAAATCAAATTCGGAAAAGAAATCAAAAGTGCGGAATGGGATTCGGACAAGGGAGTCTGGAAAATTCATATCTCCCAAGGAGAAACGGCGGAGTACAATATTCTTATCTCTGCCGTAGGGCAATTGAATCGCCCCGCTTTTCCAAAATTGAAGGGGCTAGATCGATTCTCCGGAAAGCTATTCCACTCCGCCGCTTGGGATTCGAGCTACGATTTCTCAGGAAAGAAAGTGGCCGTCATCGGAACCGGTGCAAGCGCTATACAATTCATTCCCCAAATCGCAAACACAGGTGCGAAAGTCACCGTATTCCAAAGAACGGCCCCCTGGGTCGTTTCCAAACCGGATAGAAAGTATTTAGGCCTAGAAAAGGTACTCTTCAAATATCTTCCCGGGTATAGGCTTTTACACAGATTTCAAATCTACATTTGGAACGAGATCCGACTCATGGCATTCCAAAAAAACAATCCCGCGAATTGGATCGTGAAATGGATGGCGACTTCTCATATGAGAAAGTTCATTAAGGATCCGAAGGTCAGAACGATCCTGACTCCTGATTATCCCGTAGGCTGCAAACGTATCCTTCTATCCAACGATTACTACGAAGCATTAGCGAAACCGAATGTTACGGTAATTTCCGATTCGATAGAGGAAGTGGTTCCGGAGGGAATCAAAACCAAGGACGGAGTATTACATTCTTTCGATGCGATGGTGTTCGGAACCGGATTTAAGGCCACGGAATTCCTATCTCCCATGGAAATCAAAGGACAGGACGATAGGAATCTGAACGAAGTCTGGAAAAACGGGGCGGAAGCTTATCTAGGACTTTCGGTTGCAGGCTTTCCGAACTTTTTCATGTTATACGGCCCGAATACGAACCTGGGTCATAATTCAATCGTATACATGATAGAGTCCCAGGTCAGATACATTCTATCCGCACTAAACACGATGGCCGAAAAAGGATTCCGAGCCTTGTCTCCGAAGCCCCAGGCAATGAAGAAATATAACGAAAAACTAAATGTCAGATTCGGTAAATTCGTTTGGGATACGGGATGCACGAATTGGTATACCAACGAGGCGGGCAAGAATACCAATAACTGGCCGGGCCACACTTACGAATATAGCCGACGGACGAAAGAAATCGATCTCTCCGAATTCGATTTAGCCTGA
- a CDS encoding putative membrane protein — MSPEPFICSLFLFLSGILLWLASTTVINLEKKNLYAYFSIGVLALTSLLFAFFSWIGQENLLSISRLPFRLFYPAIFLLILIPYGWYFIIVWFLGLMQGRTFYKVLTYILGISQIFAGILIFLKGSYYGWEVSIYDFWISIPISFRSSYIIYVFLCVILSLVGLLNFKVTSRVFTEIARYRSVPYLKAVCFLLLAVIGCVSLLFLGEPLGIAQDPVVLSLSNPNPLYVYLILIEILVTIAILLLGQTLVSYEFLTGRILPQIGLKKEWRIVLLLAGSVSVIYIVFSLLGFRVAEILLASNYSFLLSRMFALRQSKLSNFRRNESLQSILFFESLPENRTVFEEKFDFVCQRILNSSKSLLISETSGPFLSKITLSYPNVEETYEPKLQHRIFDPERSIFYMSGEDSFEYSIAVAIEETNGIKGTLFLGPKLDGGLYAEEEIELAKTATVWILNGIFQLETNQTLSELQRKHIREQRISDHKTRQILHDEILPELHSGILNLNENSSREKIKEHLRSLTELHGKISGFLRELPDIRSELARIGMIPVFQNLLDSDFSKENIILNIEPGFPELADKLPPDLQEAVYYSFREALRNAVKFSSSSKEAISISFFQKSGLRIEIKNDVRPNSEGESTGQGLKIHSALLKIFGAGLNLEFQDKKIAIVSITIPIP; from the coding sequence TTGTCACCTGAACCGTTTATTTGTTCCCTATTCCTATTTCTTTCCGGGATACTTTTATGGTTAGCCTCCACCACGGTCATCAACCTGGAGAAGAAAAATCTATACGCTTACTTCAGCATCGGAGTGCTAGCTCTGACCTCCTTACTGTTCGCATTCTTCTCTTGGATCGGTCAGGAAAATCTGCTATCTATCTCACGGCTTCCGTTTAGACTCTTTTATCCCGCGATATTCTTACTTATCCTTATTCCATACGGATGGTATTTCATTATTGTTTGGTTTCTAGGACTCATGCAAGGGCGTACATTTTATAAAGTTCTTACATATATATTAGGAATCTCGCAGATTTTCGCCGGCATATTGATATTCCTAAAAGGTTCGTATTACGGATGGGAAGTTTCCATCTACGATTTCTGGATTTCCATACCGATCTCTTTTCGATCGTCCTACATAATCTATGTTTTTCTCTGCGTAATTTTATCCTTAGTCGGATTACTGAATTTCAAAGTAACTTCCCGCGTATTCACGGAAATCGCAAGATATAGATCCGTGCCTTATCTAAAAGCGGTTTGTTTTCTACTCCTCGCAGTCATCGGATGCGTATCTCTCCTGTTTTTAGGAGAGCCCCTGGGAATCGCACAGGATCCGGTCGTATTATCCTTATCGAACCCTAATCCGTTATACGTTTATTTAATTCTAATAGAAATACTAGTGACTATAGCGATTCTACTTCTCGGACAAACTCTGGTTTCCTACGAATTTTTAACGGGCCGAATCCTTCCCCAAATCGGCCTAAAAAAAGAATGGAGAATCGTCCTACTACTAGCGGGATCCGTCTCCGTAATCTATATAGTCTTTTCGCTTTTAGGATTCCGCGTCGCGGAAATCCTGCTCGCCTCCAATTATTCCTTTTTGCTTTCCAGAATGTTTGCACTCAGGCAGTCCAAACTCTCCAATTTCCGAAGAAACGAAAGCTTACAGTCCATATTATTCTTCGAATCCCTCCCGGAAAACCGTACGGTTTTCGAGGAGAAATTCGATTTCGTCTGCCAAAGAATATTAAATTCCTCTAAATCACTTTTAATCTCCGAAACTTCCGGTCCGTTCTTATCGAAAATAACTCTTTCCTATCCGAACGTCGAAGAAACCTACGAACCGAAACTCCAGCATAGAATATTCGATCCGGAACGAAGTATTTTCTATATGAGCGGAGAAGATTCTTTCGAGTATTCCATTGCCGTCGCTATCGAAGAAACGAACGGAATCAAAGGTACCTTATTTTTAGGTCCGAAGCTGGACGGTGGATTATATGCGGAAGAGGAAATCGAATTAGCCAAAACAGCCACGGTTTGGATTCTGAACGGAATCTTCCAACTGGAAACGAACCAGACTCTCTCCGAATTGCAGCGAAAACATATCCGTGAACAAAGGATCTCGGATCACAAGACTAGACAGATTCTGCACGACGAAATCCTTCCGGAATTACATTCCGGAATTTTAAACCTAAACGAGAATAGCAGCCGGGAAAAAATAAAGGAACATCTTCGAAGCTTAACGGAACTGCACGGAAAGATTTCGGGATTCTTAAGAGAATTGCCCGATATCCGATCCGAACTAGCTCGTATTGGTATGATTCCGGTATTTCAAAATCTATTGGATTCCGATTTTTCCAAAGAGAATATAATCCTGAATATAGAACCGGGTTTTCCTGAATTAGCGGATAAGCTCCCTCCCGATTTACAAGAAGCGGTATATTATTCTTTTAGAGAAGCCTTGCGGAACGCAGTCAAGTTTTCCTCGAGCTCCAAAGAAGCGATCTCGATTTCCTTTTTTCAAAAAAGCGGTTTAAGAATCGAAATTAAGAATGATGTCCGTCCGAATTCCGAGGGCGAATCCACGGGACAAGGTTTAAAGATCCATAGCGCTTTACTGAAAATCTTCGGAGCCGGCCTCAATCTTGAATTCCAAGATAAGAAAATTGCAATCGTAAGTATCACGATTCCCATACCTTAG